A stretch of DNA from Desulfurella amilsii:
GATATAGAAATAAACTCAAAAGAAATAAGTTATACTGTAGATACGATAGATTTGCTTAAAAAACAATACAAAGACAATGAGTTATTTTACTGCATTGGAGCAGATGCTTTTTTGGATATTGATACATGGAAAGGCTACAAAGAGTTATTAAATAAAATTACTTTTATAATCATAACAAGACCAAAATACAGCATAGAGCAAATAAAATTAAAATACCATTGGTTAAAGTTTATAGAAGCAAGAAAAATGGCAAAATATCCCCCAAGAAAACTAAGTGCTTATATTTATTACAGAAAAATAGATATATCATCAAGTCAGATTCGCCGACGCGTTAAAGAACACAAAACCATCAGATATTTCGTCCCGTATAATGTGGAAAAAATGATTTTAGAAAAGGGGTTTTATTTAAATGAATGAAATTTTAAACATTCTGTGCGAAAAAAAAATTGAAAATATCAAAATCATTGATATGAGAAAAAACCAGGTTCTATTTGATTATTTTATTATTGGAATAAGCGACTCTTTGAATCAATCGCTAGCTTGCATTGATGAACTTGACAAATTAAACACCATTAACCATGTTGAAAGTGATGAAAAAGGCGACTGGATACTTATAGATTGTGGATCAACTATTATACACTTATTTAGCGATTCCAAAAGAAAAGAGATTGATCTAGAGTATTTGTGGAAAGATATGCCCATCCATACTTTTGAATGCAAGTAAAGTTTATTTTTGTTGGAAAAAAATTTGAGCTTGATAGGTTTTGTCAAGAGTACATAAAACGTATGAAGGTTTTTTGTGATGTTGAAACCTTATATATAAAATCCTCAACACCAAAGTCCGAAGCACTTGTAACACAAAAAAAGATTAAATCTGACGATTTTGTTTTTGTACTTGATGAGAATGGTAAGCAATTAAACTCTTTTGAACTTGCAAAACTCATAGAAACAATCAACAAACCACTTGTATTTGTGGTTGGCGGTGCATTTGGTATAGACAAAGAAGCGTTTAAAAAAAAATTTTCCCTTTCTCTATCAAAGCTTACACTGCCTCATGCAATAGCAAGGTTAATTATATGTGAAAGTGTTTATAGAAGTTTTACAATCATAAACCATTTACCTTACCATAAAGAATGATATACTGGGTAAAAACTCTATCTCAAACAAAAAAAATAGCAAAAGAATTTGCACAAAACATAAAAAACGCTAAACGGCTGATAATCTTTTTACAAGGGGATTTAGGCACGGGCAAAACAACTTTTGTACGTTTTGTTTTATATTATTTAGGCATAAAAGATTTTAGAGGTAGTCCATCATTTTCTATAGCAAACGAGTACTTGCTAAATGATAAAAAGATTATACACATGGATTTGTATAGGGTTGAAACAAAAGAATCGCTCTTAAATATGGGAATCTGCGAGTATTTTGAAGAAAATGCAATTTTTTTTGTAGAATGGCCGAATTTACTTGAAATAAAACCAGATATTATGATAAAATTTATTTTAACAAATACACAAAGGAGCATGGAAATTGATTGGGGCTCAAACTAATCTATATGCAATTATTGGTAAACCCATAAAACACAGTTTGTCTCCTAAACTTCATAATTCTATGTTTGAAAAATACAATATTGATGCAGTTTATGTAGCCTTTGAAGTAAATAACCTAAAACAAGCCATAGAAGGTATAAGGGGACTTGGCATTAAAGGCATTAACATCACACTACCTTTTAAAAATGAAGCAATTCAACTTGTAGACTATCTAGACCAAGAGGCAAAGATTATAGGCTCAATCAATACTATAAAAAATTTAAACGGCGAGCTTTTTGGATTTAACACAGACTATTTAGGTTTTTTTGAAACTATTAAAGATACAGATTGCTCAAAAAATATATGCATCTTAGGCGCAGGAGGAGCATCAAGTGCTTGCATTTACGCATTTTACAAAAAAGGCGTCAAAACACTTAATATCTACAACAGGACATTTAAGAATGCATTCAAACTAAAAGAACGCTTCAGCGATTTAATTACTTTAAATATTATTGAAAAAAAAGATGTATATAAAAGCGAAATTATTGTTAATACCACATCTGTTAGCTTATCGGAAAATGAGTTTGTGCTGGATTTGAATTTATTAAACAAAAATACACTATTGGTTGATATTGTATATAATTCGCCGCTTATAAAACATGCTAAAGCGTTTGGTATAAATGGCATAGATGGCAATAGAATGTTTGTTTATCAAGCATACTGGGCATTCAAAATCTGGACTGGTATAGAGTTTGACATAAATTACGCATTTGAGGTTATAAATGGTAACCACTAGCCGACAATTGCTTGGCACAATGCTTTTATATGAAAACAAAATCACTCAAGAACAGCTTGACAAGGCCCTACAAAAACAAGCTCAAACAGGTGAAATGCTTGGCAAAATACTCATAGAAGAGCATTTAGTAACTGAAGATGAACTTGTAGAATTTTTATCAAAAAAATATGGCATAGAAACGACTGACCTTTCAAAAATACAGCCGCAAAAAGAAGCTATAAACTCAATACCCAGTGAAGTTGCGCGGAAGCATCGTGTGTTTCCATTCTCGATAGAAAACAATACTTTAAAAGTGGCTTTATGCAGTGTAGAGAATGTTTTTTTGATTGATGAATTGAGGTTTCTTACTGGAAAGAAAATATCAATTTACCTTGTCAAAGAAAGCCAAATAAACGAATATCTCATAAGGTACTACGGCACAAGCAAAGAATTAGAGGTGCTTGTTAGAAATGTAACAGAAAGTATTGATAGCCTTGATAACTCAATAGAGCAAATAGAAAGTCTTGATTTTGATGAAACTTCAAATATAGACGATGCGCCTATTATAAAACTTGCAAACAGCATACTTGAATCTGCAGTCAAAGAAGGAGCATCTGATATTCACTTAGAGCCGTACGAAAATACATTCAGGGTTAGGTTTAGAATTGACGGCAAGGCAAAGACTGTCAATACACCACCAAAAACAATTGCTCCAAATCTTATAACACGCTTTAAGATAATGGCAAAACTCAACATTGCAGAAAAGCGCCTTCCGCAGGATGGAAGGATTAGAATACGAGCCTTTGGCAAACTTATTGATTTAAGAGTTTCAACTGTCCCTACTGTATTTGGAGAAAAGCTTGTTATGAGGCTACTTGACAGGGAAAACATAAAAGTTTCGCTAGACAACATAAATATGAGGCCAACCGACTTACAACGCTTCAAACACGCAATAAGCTTACCCAATGGCGTCGTTATAGTTACAGGCCCAACAGGATCTGGTAAATCCACCACGCTATATGCAGCCTTAAATGAACTAAATAAAGAGGATAGAAACATAATGTCCGTTGAGGATCCCGTAGAGTATAACTTAGAAGGTATAAACCAGGTACAGGTAAAAGAAGACATAGGGTTGACGTTCAGTAGTGTCTTGCGCTCATTTTTAAGGCAAGATCCAGACATAATTATGGTAGGTGAAATAAGAGATACTCAAACAGCAGAAATTGCAGTTCGAGCCGCTCTTACTGGCCACTTAGTTTTATCCACTTTGCATACAAATGATTCTGTATCAGCAATTACTAGGCTTATAGATATGGGTATAGATGGGTATTTGATTGCAAGTTCCCTAAGGTTGGTTTTAGCACAAAGATTGGTTAGAAAAATATGCACTCACTGCAGGCAACCTATCAATTTACCCAAAGAAATCTTATTAAAAGCAGGTTTTGACAAAGCAGATTTAGACGATATAAGGCTTTTTAAAGGCAAGGGCTGTTCACACTGCTTAGACACTGGCTACAAGGGTAGAATGGCTATATTTGAAGTACTACACATAAGCGAAGATATAAGGGAAATGATAATTGAAAACAAAGATGAAAACACAATCAGACAAAAAGCACTTCAAGAAGGTATGCTTACACTAAAACAAGATGGATTACAAAAAGTAAAACAAGGCATAACCACGCTTGAAGAGGTTTTAAGCGCAGCTATAAACTAAGAGAGGTAGCCTATGAAACCAAAAGATTTGGTTGAACTCCTAAGGTATATTTGCTCAATCAAAGCAAGCGATTTGCATATAACGGTGGGCTCTCCCCCACGGGCAAGGATTAACGGTGATCTTGTGAATTTAGAATATGATACACTATTGCCCACAGATACAAGGGATTTATGCTATAGCGTTATGAATGAGCTAAACAGGAAGCGGTTTGAAGAAAATTTTGATGTTGATTTTTCCTTTGGCGTGCCAGAATTAGCTCGATTCAGGGCAAATGTATTTATGCAAAGAGGCTCAGTTGCAGGTGCCTTTAGGATAATACCTCAAGAAATACCTGATTTCAACACTTTGGGCTTGGCACCAATTGTAAAGGAATTTGCAAATCTGCCAAAAGGCTTGGTTTTGATTACCGGCCCAACGGGTTCTGGTAAATCCACCACACTTGCTTCACTGCTAAACTTAATCAATAAATCTAGACCAGTG
This window harbors:
- the nadD gene encoding nicotinate-nucleotide adenylyltransferase → MRVAFFGGTFNPIHIGHLISAIEIKEYFFIDKFVFIPTGVPPHKKNIALSAKNRYDMVALSIAGLGGFEVSDIEINSKEISYTVDTIDLLKKQYKDNELFYCIGADAFLDIDTWKGYKELLNKITFIIITRPKYSIEQIKLKYHWLKFIEARKMAKYPPRKLSAYIYYRKIDISSSQIRRRVKEHKTIRYFVPYNVEKMILEKGFYLNE
- the rsfS gene encoding ribosome silencing factor; this translates as MNEILNILCEKKIENIKIIDMRKNQVLFDYFIIGISDSLNQSLACIDELDKLNTINHVESDEKGDWILIDCGSTIIHLFSDSKRKEIDLEYLWKDMPIHTFECK
- a CDS encoding 23S rRNA (pseudouridine(1915)-N(3))-methyltransferase RlmH; this translates as MQVKFIFVGKKFELDRFCQEYIKRMKVFCDVETLYIKSSTPKSEALVTQKKIKSDDFVFVLDENGKQLNSFELAKLIETINKPLVFVVGGAFGIDKEAFKKKFSLSLSKLTLPHAIARLIICESVYRSFTIINHLPYHKE
- the pilB gene encoding type IV-A pilus assembly ATPase PilB, giving the protein MVTTSRQLLGTMLLYENKITQEQLDKALQKQAQTGEMLGKILIEEHLVTEDELVEFLSKKYGIETTDLSKIQPQKEAINSIPSEVARKHRVFPFSIENNTLKVALCSVENVFLIDELRFLTGKKISIYLVKESQINEYLIRYYGTSKELEVLVRNVTESIDSLDNSIEQIESLDFDETSNIDDAPIIKLANSILESAVKEGASDIHLEPYENTFRVRFRIDGKAKTVNTPPKTIAPNLITRFKIMAKLNIAEKRLPQDGRIRIRAFGKLIDLRVSTVPTVFGEKLVMRLLDRENIKVSLDNINMRPTDLQRFKHAISLPNGVVIVTGPTGSGKSTTLYAALNELNKEDRNIMSVEDPVEYNLEGINQVQVKEDIGLTFSSVLRSFLRQDPDIIMVGEIRDTQTAEIAVRAALTGHLVLSTLHTNDSVSAITRLIDMGIDGYLIASSLRLVLAQRLVRKICTHCRQPINLPKEILLKAGFDKADLDDIRLFKGKGCSHCLDTGYKGRMAIFEVLHISEDIREMIIENKDENTIRQKALQEGMLTLKQDGLQKVKQGITTLEEVLSAAIN
- the tsaE gene encoding tRNA (adenosine(37)-N6)-threonylcarbamoyltransferase complex ATPase subunit type 1 TsaE codes for the protein MIYWVKTLSQTKKIAKEFAQNIKNAKRLIIFLQGDLGTGKTTFVRFVLYYLGIKDFRGSPSFSIANEYLLNDKKIIHMDLYRVETKESLLNMGICEYFEENAIFFVEWPNLLEIKPDIMIKFILTNTQRSMEIDWGSN
- the aroE gene encoding shikimate dehydrogenase — translated: MIGAQTNLYAIIGKPIKHSLSPKLHNSMFEKYNIDAVYVAFEVNNLKQAIEGIRGLGIKGINITLPFKNEAIQLVDYLDQEAKIIGSINTIKNLNGELFGFNTDYLGFFETIKDTDCSKNICILGAGGASSACIYAFYKKGVKTLNIYNRTFKNAFKLKERFSDLITLNIIEKKDVYKSEIIVNTTSVSLSENEFVLDLNLLNKNTLLVDIVYNSPLIKHAKAFGINGIDGNRMFVYQAYWAFKIWTGIEFDINYAFEVINGNH